A single Rhodothermales bacterium DNA region contains:
- a CDS encoding GNAT family N-acetyltransferase: MIRPLDRNSDRERSRWGELRIALFPDLDPAFNDADMAALLARDEQEVLLAFSGDEVVGFAEVALRNLVDGCLTSPVGYLEGIYLVPGHRGKGLSRQLLEAAMGWARAQGCSEFASDSSLDETEAQAWHRRVGFEETYRIVQFRREL, translated from the coding sequence ATGATTCGCCCACTGGACCGTAACAGCGACCGTGAACGCTCCCGTTGGGGCGAGCTGCGAATCGCACTCTTTCCCGATCTGGATCCTGCATTCAACGACGCAGATATGGCGGCGCTGCTTGCCAGGGACGAGCAGGAAGTCCTTCTCGCTTTTTCGGGCGATGAGGTCGTCGGATTCGCGGAAGTCGCGCTTCGAAACCTTGTGGACGGCTGCCTGACCTCACCGGTCGGGTACCTGGAAGGGATCTACCTCGTACCGGGGCACCGAGGAAAAGGGTTGAGCCGGCAGCTGCTGGAGGCGGCCATGGGTTGGGCGCGCGCGCAAGGGTGCTCAGAGTTTGCGTCTGATTCGAGTCTGGATGAGACCGAAGCACAAGCCTGGCACCGACGGGTAGGGTTCGAGGAGACCTACAGGATTGTGCAGTTTCGCAGGGAGCTATAA
- a CDS encoding response regulator: MSLVRHIGVTAIAVFLLVGSATGQAVRFSELGVGQGRSFAGIEQMVVDELGFLWFGKTRWDGVEFREFPTVVGDSVAMLGHAWDGLFADAENRVWIGTDIGLVVFEYATGTFRNVQLPPAPDGDQPWIDPIVQAPGGMLVLGSWNSGVYLLDPETEQVRHIPLLSGSNDVRSLTVDSEGRVWAASPTGGVFYIDVAGAEAQSWTTTCGDRVQSVARSESGGIWIGGPEGICRSGLGKVFDIREVVDLLEDGDGRLWIGTESGLFIRDASGGVVHVTGPPATERIFSLTVDPSGTVWVATERGIHFADPGAGRVVTIDRLAPDGRNLAVASAALHWQQSGGFDARETVLLGTRSAGLAALSVHEMTVRAYPTQPRLPSLNVRALSVDAMRRLWIGTDQGLVRMGMDLTVQSVDPGGALESAYVQSIAHDRSGNAWVLTQDERLHRVGPQDDVRTWPREAYLADSPHATSYALHLQVHPLDPAAVYISTFHEGLVRFEPGSGRTTRYGREAPDRPGLAGNAVFSSWLPTPEFLWVAAGTGLYRFTLDANREPVQVRRFTTRDGLPSDIVRALVPSPDGVLWIGTEVGIARLDLQTGEITVLGAEHGATEGIIEHHAALVTPSGRVVMGGNEGISVILDGAPGPEPVRSPRITRLWVGGVPRDFAPSIELAESVTLAHDENFLEFDFSAMALTSSGSLRYRLRGLDPGWRAYDERTRASYPNLDPGTYWFEVEAPNGMAATLAVKVRHPWWNSPVSRTGYGVFAVLGLIGFVTGRTRRLRRRTQELERDVFARTKELDQKRKEAEENAGLVARQASELRKLEQTKSRLFANVSHEFRTPLTLIEGPLADALASSNGSGVFLPGRSAERMLRQSRHLKGLVDRLLEVARIESAQLEFGLSRSDPGDVVFAIVDGFADEADRRGITLSCSGAVDALLWVDADKLHHIVGNLVANAITHTPRGGRVEVETTVAGARLRIRVIDTGVGIGPDRLASIFERFNSGTVDGTGIGLALVHDLVSALGGEISVASEPGKGSTFTVSLPAWERPPDLDNLVIAEPETPHSVVPRELISIPSSDGASTKGGNLVLVVEDNPDVRSYLREVLEPVAAVAEASEGSLGLELAEQLAPDAIVSDVMMPGMDGYALVSAVRASEDLELTPVILLTAKVEDSDVARGLQGGADVYLRKPFSAQVLRAQVRRLIERHRAQRERLARPTPLPADGLGTGATVREARRLVLQSIDRTSVEALASEMAMSSRTLHRRLRDEAGVGPQVFIRTVRLSRAEELLREERLGVEEVALMVGYGSTKNFRAHFRRQFGYLPGEARMWTATR, encoded by the coding sequence ATGTCCCTTGTGCGACACATCGGAGTCACTGCGATTGCGGTCTTTCTGTTGGTCGGTTCGGCCACTGGCCAGGCGGTGCGATTCAGCGAACTCGGGGTAGGTCAGGGACGATCATTCGCCGGCATCGAGCAGATGGTCGTCGACGAACTGGGTTTCCTGTGGTTTGGCAAGACCCGCTGGGATGGCGTCGAGTTTCGCGAGTTTCCGACGGTTGTAGGGGATTCCGTGGCTATGCTTGGCCATGCCTGGGACGGCCTCTTCGCCGATGCCGAGAACCGGGTTTGGATCGGCACGGACATCGGCCTGGTGGTCTTCGAGTATGCGACGGGAACGTTCCGAAACGTGCAGCTGCCGCCCGCTCCGGACGGGGACCAGCCTTGGATCGACCCGATTGTTCAGGCACCAGGAGGCATGCTCGTGCTTGGATCCTGGAATTCAGGTGTCTATTTGCTCGACCCTGAGACGGAGCAGGTGCGCCACATCCCGCTCCTTTCGGGGAGCAATGATGTGCGATCGCTAACCGTGGACTCGGAGGGCCGTGTTTGGGCGGCTTCGCCTACCGGGGGCGTGTTCTACATCGATGTTGCAGGGGCGGAGGCTCAGAGCTGGACCACGACCTGTGGCGATCGTGTGCAATCTGTGGCCCGTTCCGAGTCGGGAGGCATCTGGATCGGTGGCCCGGAGGGCATCTGCCGCTCGGGTCTGGGAAAAGTGTTCGACATCCGGGAGGTCGTTGATCTCCTCGAAGACGGGGACGGACGCCTTTGGATTGGCACTGAAAGTGGGCTATTCATCCGAGATGCCTCGGGGGGTGTGGTGCACGTAACCGGACCACCAGCTACCGAACGCATTTTCAGTCTGACCGTGGATCCATCCGGGACCGTTTGGGTCGCGACGGAGCGGGGCATCCATTTTGCCGATCCCGGGGCCGGACGTGTCGTTACGATTGATCGTCTCGCGCCCGACGGCCGCAATCTGGCCGTTGCGTCCGCGGCGCTCCACTGGCAGCAATCAGGTGGATTCGATGCAAGGGAGACGGTGCTCCTCGGCACACGCAGCGCGGGCCTTGCGGCACTCAGTGTGCACGAAATGACGGTGCGCGCGTACCCCACCCAGCCGCGACTGCCCTCGCTCAACGTGCGCGCTCTTTCTGTGGACGCCATGCGCCGGCTCTGGATCGGCACAGACCAGGGATTGGTGCGCATGGGGATGGACCTGACTGTGCAATCCGTGGACCCGGGCGGGGCTCTGGAATCGGCCTACGTGCAGTCGATCGCACACGACCGGTCCGGGAACGCCTGGGTGCTCACTCAGGATGAGCGGTTACATCGGGTGGGGCCACAGGACGATGTCAGGACCTGGCCTCGCGAGGCGTATCTCGCAGACAGCCCTCACGCAACCAGCTATGCCCTGCATCTGCAGGTCCATCCACTGGACCCTGCGGCCGTGTACATCAGCACATTCCATGAGGGCCTGGTGCGATTCGAGCCGGGATCGGGCCGGACAACGCGTTACGGGCGGGAAGCTCCCGACAGACCAGGCTTGGCCGGCAATGCCGTCTTCAGTTCATGGCTGCCTACCCCCGAATTCCTTTGGGTTGCAGCCGGCACGGGCCTGTACCGCTTCACGCTGGATGCGAACAGGGAGCCGGTCCAGGTTCGTCGGTTTACGACCCGCGACGGACTTCCGTCCGACATCGTTCGCGCCCTGGTGCCCTCGCCGGACGGTGTGCTTTGGATTGGGACTGAGGTCGGAATAGCACGCCTTGATCTCCAAACCGGGGAGATCACCGTGCTTGGTGCTGAACATGGGGCAACTGAGGGCATCATCGAACACCATGCTGCACTGGTGACGCCGAGCGGGCGGGTCGTGATGGGTGGCAACGAGGGCATCAGCGTGATTCTGGACGGAGCACCCGGCCCCGAGCCGGTGCGCAGCCCCCGCATAACACGTCTCTGGGTTGGAGGCGTACCGCGGGATTTCGCGCCCTCGATCGAATTGGCCGAGTCTGTCACGCTTGCTCACGACGAGAACTTCCTGGAGTTCGACTTCTCCGCGATGGCGCTGACCAGTTCCGGCTCGTTGCGATATCGGCTCCGCGGGCTGGATCCAGGATGGCGGGCATACGATGAACGCACCAGGGCGTCCTACCCCAACCTGGATCCCGGCACGTACTGGTTCGAAGTGGAAGCACCCAACGGAATGGCTGCGACCCTCGCAGTCAAGGTTCGTCATCCGTGGTGGAATTCGCCGGTGTCTCGAACCGGGTATGGAGTGTTCGCCGTGCTGGGCCTCATTGGATTTGTGACCGGCCGCACCCGACGCCTGCGACGACGCACCCAGGAGCTGGAACGGGATGTGTTTGCCCGCACAAAAGAGCTGGATCAAAAGCGGAAGGAGGCTGAGGAGAACGCAGGTCTCGTCGCCCGACAGGCCAGCGAACTCAGGAAGCTCGAGCAGACCAAGTCGCGGCTGTTTGCGAATGTGTCCCACGAATTCCGCACCCCGCTGACACTCATAGAGGGGCCTCTGGCCGATGCGCTAGCGAGTTCAAACGGTAGCGGCGTATTCCTTCCCGGTCGCTCAGCGGAGCGCATGCTGCGCCAATCGCGTCACCTGAAGGGGCTCGTGGATCGTCTGCTGGAGGTGGCTCGCATCGAGTCAGCACAGCTTGAGTTTGGCCTGTCCAGGTCGGATCCGGGCGATGTGGTTTTCGCGATTGTCGACGGTTTCGCCGACGAAGCGGATCGGCGAGGCATCACGCTGTCCTGCTCCGGTGCCGTGGACGCCTTGTTGTGGGTCGATGCGGACAAGCTGCATCACATCGTAGGCAATCTCGTGGCGAACGCCATCACCCATACACCTCGGGGCGGGCGCGTTGAGGTGGAGACCACGGTTGCGGGAGCACGCTTGCGAATTCGGGTGATAGACACCGGGGTTGGCATCGGCCCGGACCGTCTGGCCAGCATCTTCGAGCGGTTCAATTCCGGCACGGTGGATGGCACGGGCATCGGGCTTGCGCTTGTCCATGATCTGGTTTCGGCACTGGGCGGGGAGATTTCAGTGGCAAGCGAGCCCGGAAAAGGCAGCACATTCACTGTCTCATTGCCCGCGTGGGAGAGGCCACCCGATCTGGACAACCTCGTCATTGCCGAGCCGGAGACGCCGCATAGCGTCGTGCCTCGGGAGTTGATTTCTATCCCGTCCTCGGACGGGGCCTCCACGAAGGGCGGCAACCTGGTGCTTGTAGTCGAGGACAATCCGGATGTGCGTTCGTACCTGAGGGAGGTCCTCGAGCCGGTCGCAGCGGTGGCCGAGGCATCGGAAGGAAGCCTTGGGCTTGAGCTGGCGGAGCAGCTGGCTCCGGATGCTATCGTGAGCGATGTGATGATGCCGGGCATGGACGGGTACGCCCTAGTGAGTGCTGTCCGGGCATCTGAGGATCTGGAATTGACACCGGTGATCCTCCTTACGGCGAAGGTGGAAGATTCGGATGTCGCGCGGGGGCTGCAGGGCGGCGCAGACGTTTATCTCAGGAAGCCGTTCTCAGCCCAGGTGCTGCGTGCTCAGGTAAGGCGGCTGATTGAGCGGCATCGGGCACAGCGGGAGCGACTGGCGAGGCCGACGCCCCTGCCTGCTGATGGTCTCGGAACGGGAGCCACCGTTCGGGAGGCGCGGCGGCTCGTGCTGCAATCCATCGACAGGACCAGCGTAGAGGCGTTGGCTTCGGAGATGGCCATGAGCTCTCGCACGTTGCACAGACGTCTCCGCGACGAGGCCGGCGTGGGTCCGCAGGTGTTTATTCGCACCGTGAGGCTATCCCGGGCAGAAGAGCTCCTGCGAGAGGAGCGGCTTGGGGTCGAAGAAGTGGCCCTGATGGTGGGCTACGGCTCTACAAAGAACTTTCGTGCACACTTTCGACGGCAGTTCGGATACCTGCCTGGTGAGGCACGCATGTGGACTGCCACGCGCTAA